The following nucleotide sequence is from Synechococcus sp. CBW1004.
CTGGTGGACACGCTCGGTGCCAGCTTCGGCAGCGATTACGTCAATGACAGCTTCGAGAGCGACCAGGTGCGGCGCGTGATCGTGCAGCTCGATGGCCGCAGCCGCCGCGATGCCGAGGATGTGCTGGCCCTGCCGGTGCGCAGCCGCGAGGGGCGGCTGATCCCGCTGTCACAGGTGGTGCGGATCGAGCAGGGCTCCGGCCCGACGGTGATCAACCACTCGGGCCTGGTGCGATCGATCAGCCTGCGGGCTCTGCCGGCGCCGGGGGTGAGCACCGGCCAGGCGATGGCGCTGCTGCAGCAGCTGCATACCGAGCGCTCCAATGCGGCGATCGGCCTGGAGTGGGCCGGCCTGGCGCGGGAGGAGGCGAAGGCCGGCGGCGGCAATCTGCGGGTGTTCGCCCTCGGGCTGCTGGTGATGGCGTTGGTGCTGGCCGGCCTCTACGAGAACCTGCTCGACCCGCTGATCATCCTGGTGACGGTGCCGCTGGCGATGCTCGGCGCCGTCGTGGGCCTGTCGCTGCGGGGCCTGGCGCTGGATGTGTATGGCCAGATGGGGCTGCTCGTGCTGGCCAGCCTGGCGGCCAAGAACGGCATCCTGATCGTCGAGTTCGCCAACCAGCGACTGGAGCAGGGGATGACCCTCTCCAGGGCCATCCATGGCGCGGCCGTCGCCCGTCTGCGGCCGATCCTGCTCACCGCCATCTCGTCGCTGGCGGGATTCCTGCCGCTGCTGTTCGCCAGCGGCTCCGGTGCGGTGAGCCGCACGAGCATCGGCACGGTGGTGTTCAGCGGCCTGCTGGTGGCGACGGTGCTGAGCCTGTTCGTGGTGCCGGCGCTCTATTCGCTGATCAAGGGCTGGGAGCTGGGGCTGGTGGGGAGGCTGCCGGTCCGCCCGATGGAGCCGGCTGAGCCGGAGGGGTGAAGTTCGAGCTGCCGCCGGTGGGCTGCAGGCCGGGGTTGACCCGCGACAGGCGCATCAGCATCGCCAGGAACGGCGACCACACGAACGACAGCAGAAGGGCCGCCAGCAGGATGCGCAGCCAGAGGGGCCAGCCTCCGGCTTTGGGGGGTGCCTTGGGCCGATCCGGGTTGTCGGGCTCAGTCGCGTTGTCGTGGAGTGGGGAGCTGGACGGATCCGGCATGGGGGGAGGCTCGGCCGATTCCATCCTGGGCAGGGCGGCAGCCGTTGGCAGCGCTCCGCGATCGTCGGGGCATCGCCGCTGCGGCCGCCCCGGTGAGCAGCCTCTACGCTCGGCCCATATGACCACGGCGTTCAGTCCCGGTTGTTCCGGCAGACGTCCGTTTCTGATTCACACTTTCGCATCCCTGCGCTGATGGACGCCGACAAGACCTGTGTGGCGGGATTTCCACTCGTGTCGTTCGTGTGCCAGACCGACGCGGATCTCCTGCCACATTTTGTGCGCTGGTATCAGCGCCTTGGGGTGGATCGCTTCCTGCTCCTGATGCATGGCAGCTGGGATGACGACGTGCGCCGGGCGGTTGTTTCCCTTCCAGGCGTCGAAGCCATCGCGGCTCCAGATGGTGTGTTCTGCAAGCAGCTCAAGTGCGACGCGATCACGGAGGTGGCACGGCGATTCCGAGGCGAGTGGGTGGTGTTCGCCGATGCGGATGAATTCCTCGAGATGCCGGCAGCGGATCTCCGCGCGATGGTGGACATGCTCGAAGCTGCCGGCGTCGAGGAGCTGTACGCCAGCCTGCTGCAGCGCGTGGCGGCGGACGGCAGCCTGCCGGAGGTGGGTCCGCAGAGCGATCTCGATGCGCTGTTCCCGCTGTTTCATGCGGGCCTGTGTGAGGACATGGGCCTGGCGGTTCCCGCCTGGAAGAGCAAATATCCCTTCGCCCGGGTCGGGCCTGATTTCTACTATCAGCGAGGCAATCACCTACCTGGCAATTTCCGCTCGGTGGCCCATGTGCCGATGCGGGCAGTGCTGCATCACTTCAAATGGCGCAGTCGTCTGTATGCGGCGTTCGCGCGCCAGCGCGGCACGGGGACGAACTTCGGCGAGATGGCCGTCTACCGGCAGTGGCTGGAGACCCATGGCCGCCTGCCGCTGGAGGGGGCGAAGCCCTGCTCGCGCGCGGCGCTGGAAGCCGAGGGCTGGCTGCGTCGTCCCACCCAGGAGGAAGGCCGCCAGCTCGAGGCCCTGATTCAGGAGCGATCGGCAGGGGCGGCCTCGGGCCTGCGGGTGGGCTTCGTCACCTTTGAACTGGGCGGACCCGGCACCCCCAATGGCGGCATCGCCACCGCCATCTCGGCCCTGGCCAAGCTGCAGGCGGCCCACGGGATCTCTGTGGAGGTGTTCTATTGCCCGTTCCACATGCCCAGGGAACTGCCGGCGCTGTGGTTCGAGTACTGGTCGACCTTCGGCGTGACGCTGCACTACATCCCGCGTCTGGCGGCGGATGAGGAGCGCACGCTCGAGACCCACGAGGTGGAGCAGGCGATCGTCGAGGCGGTGCGGCGGGCGGGTCGCTTCGATCTGCTGCATTTCCATGACACCCAGGGTTTTGCGGCGGCGTTCACGATGCTCAAGGCCGCGGGTCTGGCCTTCACCGAGACGACGCTGGCGATCACCACGCACGGCGGCACGCGCTGGCACAACGAACCCAACGGCACGCCCTGGGACGAGGCGGCCTACGAGCAGGAGCTGGTGGCTCAGCGCCTGTGTGATGTGGTGGTATCGCCCAGCGCCTACCTGATCGAGTGGAATCGCGAGCATGGCGCGCTGCCAGGACGGGAGCGGGTGCTGCCCAACGTGCTGGAGCCGGAGAGCAAGTCGTTCACGCCGGCGGTGGATGCAGCCGTGCTGCCGGGGTGCGTGGCCTTCTTCGGGCGGGTGGAGATTCGCAAGGGCTTCGATCTGTTCCTCGCCGCCCTGCGCGAGTTGGTAACCACGACCGATCTGAGGCCGGAGGTGCTGATCCTGGGGCGCTTCGGCAATGGCTATTCGCAGGAGCGTTTTGACGCGGAGACGGCGGATCTGCCGCTGCCGATCACGCACCACCGCTCGCTCAATCCCCAGCAGGCCCTGCGGATGCTCAAAGACCGGCGGGCGCTGGCGATCATGCCGTCGCGCCAGGAGAACTCGCCCTATGTGGTGTACGAGGCGATGGAGAATCAGCTGCCCTTCCTGGCGAGTTTCACCGGCGGCACGGCCGAGCTGATCCGCAGTGAGGACCGGCCTGATGCCGAACTGCCGGCGGATCCGATCGCCATGGCCACCAGGATGGCCCGGGCCCTGCGGGAAGGGCTGCGGCCGGCGCGGCTGGCGATCGATCCTCTCGAGATCGAGCTGCGCAATCTCACCACCTGGCGGAGCCTGGCTGCGGAGCGGGGGCAGCCTGCCGACGGACCCGGGCAACAGGCGACACCTCCCCTGGCCAGAGTGCCGCTCAGTGAGTGGCGCCTGGCCGCACGCCGCGATCCGCACGACATCGTGGCGCTGGTTCCGGATGGCGATGCGGTCTCGGATGAAACGCTGCAGGGGATGACCCGCCTGCTGGCCCGCTCGCCCATCGCGGATGTGGTCGAGCCGTTCTGCCACGTGGTGGAGGAGGGCAGGGGCCGGCAGATGACGTCCCTTCAGATCAGGACAAAGGCGACGCCTCAGGAAGCGGCGCTGATCACCGGAGCCCTGCCGCTGGTGCTGCGTGCCGGGGTGCTGGCGGAACTGGAACCGGTGCTCGCCCCTGTCAGGCAGGACCGGTTGTTCGGCATCTTGATGGAAGGCATCCAGGCCGCGGGCAAAAGGGTTCTGCCGGCACTGATCAATGTGGGCACCCGTCGATTCAGCCCTGGGCTGGAGGCACGATCCCTGTGCAATCGGCTGTGGCTGCCCATCGGCCGATCCAGCATCGTGGACAGGACCACGGTGGCTCCCATCGACATGTCTCAGCTCTGCGGTGTGCTCATCACAGATCCCTATGTGGCGATCTCGACCTGGTCAGAGTCGGCTCCCTATGGAGCGCTGTCGCTGTTCCCCCAGGCGTTCCAGGGGCGGCCCTCCCTGCATCTGATCACCCTGGGAAGCTCGCTGCTCTGGGCCGTCCCCGATGAGTTGCCACGTCGCCTGGCGGAGGCAGCCGAACGCTGGCCGCAGGCCCGCTTCCGGGTCCTGGCTTCCGATGCGGTGGAGCTGCAGGCCCTGCGGGAGGCCGGTCTGCCGGCGCTGCTTGGAAATCTGAACATGTTCGTGAGCGAGCAGGACTTTCACCCGCCCCACGAGGCGGCGTCCACACCGGCCTGGGATGCGATCTGCATCGGGGCGCTGGAGTTGCGTGAAAACCATTTCCTGGCCAGGCAGATCCCATCGCTCGCATTGGTTCATCACCGCTACGAAGGCATGGAGGACGTGGGGGAGGAGGTGCGCCGGCTGTTGCCGCAGGCGACCTATCTCACCGATGATCTGGAAAGCCCGGAGGGCTTTTTCTATCCCTCAAACGATCAGCTCAGCAGCTGGATCGGCCAGTCGGCCACGGGGGTGGTGCTCTCACAAACCAATGGCAGCTGTCCAGAGAGTGTGCAGATGCTGCTCTGCGGCACACCTGTCGTCTCGGTGGCGAACATCGGTGGACGGGATCACTTTCTTCATCCCCCCCACGCCGTGCATGTGGCCGCAACACCGGAGGATGTGGCTGCGGGCGTCGCAGAGCTCAAAACCAGGAGGCTGTCCCGTCAGGAGGTGTATCGGGCCACGCTGTGTCGCTTGCAGGAGGCGCGCGTCCGCTTTGCCGCTGATGTCGATGTGGCCATTGCCGAGGAGTTCGGCCCTGGCCTGCCTGGAGTCGATGTCACGCCGCTGATTGGTGAAGCTGCGCGCTATCGCAAGGCATTCGATGTGCTGGGTGAGGGCCTTGCAACAGTCCCTGAGGGCCAGTCCAGCCATGAGAGCATCACCGGTGCTGCACCTTTGCTGGAGTCGCATCATGCTTCACAGCCTCAGCAAAGCAAGCCCAAGCCGATGGTGGCGATTTCGGAGAGCCACAGTCGATTCTCTCCCGAGGCCATCAGGCTCAAACTCCAGACAGCCGAGCAGATGATGAGTCAGGGCAGCAGCATGGAAGACGTCTGCTCCTTTCTTGAAGTGCCGGCGATCACGTTTCAGCGTTGGCGGCAGCACTACGGCGGATTAGGGAGTAATGCCGGCCAGAGAAGGCGAAAAGTCGGCCCTTCAAAACCTATTTGGGATGATCAATCTGCGCTCCCAAGCCGACAAGTCCTGGAGACGACTCGCCACAAGAATCAGGGTCGGAAGGGGGTTGATAGCCTCGATCTGCTTTCTACCCACGATTCAGTTGAGGTACAGCAGCTCAAACGTCAACTTCAGGAAGCGCGTGACGAGGCAGATCTCCTTCTGATTCAATTACATAACCTGCAGCTTGCAATGAATCCGAACTATTCGTCATCCATTGATGCAACCACAAATGTATGAATATACAGGGCATTCTCGCGCCTGAAATATGAAAATTACTCGATGAACGGCATACTTATGTTTGTTTCTTGCATTCGAATCTCTTCTCCCGCCGCATTTATAGGCCTAGGGCCTCATGATGCGGCCTTGAGCCCTTGTCTATGAGACTTTCGAGGCTCACCTCAGCGCAAGGGGGATGACCGTGCGGCAGAGAACGATCAACGATCCGACCTTGATATCGGCACTCGGCTCCACGAAGAACAAAGCCGGAGAGCTGAATCCGAAGATACATCAGAAGACGGTAGAGAAAAAATCCTATTATCGCCGCCCGGGAGGCTGAGTCTACGGGATGAAGGTCCACCTAGGTGTGGACAAGGACTCAGCTCTAATTCACTAAGTTGTGAACACTTCTGCCAACATGAATGACCTGACCTACGTAGACTTGATCGAGACGGCCCTAGCCGGAACGGCTTCTGCTTGAAGTAGGCGCACATCCGCGCAAATGGCGAGCACCCCTTTTGGGTGACAAGCATCAGATCGGCTTTCAGAAGAACCGGCTGCGTGGCATAGTGAAGAACCGCCATAAGGTCAATGTGCTGTCGGCGCTGACCAATCTGTTTTTGGCATAGCGATGGTTGATCTTGATGCTGTTAGGGGTAAAATAGTAGTTCTTGAGACTAAAGTGCGTCGTCCAGTTCCACTCAAAGAATAGGTAAGACATGTGCCTGACTGTGATGGAGAATCTTGAGCCTAACCAGAGGCCCAGTCGTCGAGAGTCATACCTGAGCCGGTCTTCAAATCCCTGTTACCAAGAGAGTCCTTAGAAGAAAAGAACAAGAGAGACCTGTTGTGAGATTTGAGGTAAAATTACAGGATCCTAACCGCTCCTCCTTTGACTCCAAGACCCAGGCTGCTTCTACATATCGGTACTGAAAAAACGGGGACCACTGCGATTCAAGAGTATTGCCGCCTTAATTCCAACAGATATGCTGAACTAGGGGTGATAATACCGGATTATCTGGGTTGGTCAAACCACTCACTCTTTACCTGTTGTTTTTACTCGGACGCAAGAAAGGATGAAATGGCGTTAAAGCATGGAATGAATTCATTGGAAGAACGTAGTCGAAAAAGAAGTGAGACTCTGTCCCGCTTAATACAACACACACTTTGCCATCCGGAAGGCACATTTCTAATATCTTCAGAGCACCTTCATTCGCGTCTGACCAATGAGGAAGAAATTGAATCTCTCGCTAGGTTTCTTTCGCCACTATTTGACTCAGTTACTATTGTTTTATACATTCGAAAGCCCATTGATACGGCAATATCGGCATGGTCGACAGGCGTCAAATGCGGACTAACTGGCACCTCTCTTCCTTCGCCATCAAACCCATATATTCACAATCTCTGCATGCATAAAGAATCAATCCTACGCTGGAGCAATTATTTTGGAGAATCTAACTTATGCGTGCGACTCTTTAGAAGAGATGCCTTATTCAAGAATGACCTGATTCACGACTTCGTCGAATCATGCGGCATTGGCTTCAGTTCTGATATGATAATCCCGCCTAAGACTAACGAGAAGCTGGGACTTGATGGCATCCTATTCCTTGCCGAAGTCAACAAGGTGCTGCCATTAATAATTGATAACAAGCCCAATCCAGTTAGAGGTAATATTGCCAATTACTTTTCGAAGCACTTTTCTGATTCTCCTGCTTATATTCCTTCAGAAGACGAAGTACTTAGCTATTCAAGCTATTATAATCATTCAGATCTGTGGGTCAAGGACAATTATTTTGGTCATCTAGACTCTCTCTGGGGAGAAGAGAGTCGGTTCCCCATGGTTCAGGCTAAAAACGATAATCTCATTTGGGATGCAGATATCAAATCGGACTCCAGACTGGGTTATTCGCCTGAGAGTGTGTCTCGGTTGCTAACCTTACTATCGCAAGTATGGGTAGACAAGAGCCATCGAATTATCTCCCTTGAATCGGAAAACTTGCGTCTAATGGATGAGCTAAGTCAGCTGAAAAAAAGTATTATTCTTGACGAACAAGATTAGAATTGTAGTTCCGATTAAATTAGCATACTTTATTTCAGATTAAGAACTCCTGAGAGAGGGAGATCGGGGCCAGGCCGCAAAAAGACTGGTCCCGAATCCACATCTGCTCGCAGTTCATGTTCAAGCCGGTGGCGCGCTCATGAGTTCTGATTGTTGCCTCATCCCTGCTTCTGTGACGAATAGAGGATGTAGCCAGTAGGCAAAAAGGACTTCATGAAGCTCCAGTCGGCTTCTTCTTGCCAACCGCTAGCACTTGCTGTCCGAATTTTCTTCAGTGTGGGCGAGACTTATAGCCAAAGGCATTCCTGACATTCGCATTCATCGTATGGATCAGGATATCTGTCACCTCTCTGGCTTGATTGAACAGTGAGAGATCGGTTGAATGATGGATATCCACCGGAGCACAGACGGTATCGATCAATAATCAACCCTGCTTCGTTGGCTTCTTTGCGGGTGGCATCTTCTGTTCGCCAGCGCTGGTGGATCCACCTTAACTGTTGATGGGATTCTCTTGTACCTGGGAACCAGATGAAGGAATCAGATTCAGGCAGTGTCAAACGATGCGTCCAATGTAGTCAGCTAAGGAAGCTCTGATCAAGACCGGGAATTGAGCGCAAGCGTGTCTCATTCTCGTCAATGAGACACAAGTGGGGTATTTTGTCCTTGGCTACTCGCCAGGTGCTCCAATCCAGGGCCTGACTGGCTTATTTCTCGTGAGTTCCCCGATCATTTTTGGCTGCTCACCCTCAAGATGGCACACTTATTCTGTCATTTACGCTGTAGAAGGACAACGTTCGCGCACCATCCAGAGATTGGCGAGGGCAAACAGCATCGTCAGCTTGAGGTTGTTCTTGCGGATGCCTCGGTAGAAGACCTTCCGAAATCCAAACTGGCACTTGATGATCCGAAATGGATGCTCCACCTTTGCCCTGACATGTGCTTTCGCCGCCTCCATCAGATCCAGCAGTCTTCCCTCTGGGGTGTCCGGTAGAACTCGGCGCTGTCCGGGCTTCATGGCGATGCGCATCTCTGCTTCGCAGTCCTTGAACGCCTCACGCTTTTCGATGCCGATGTGGCCAGAGTCGCCGTAGATCACGCGTTCCTCGCCATGGACGCGATCGGGTGCCGTGTTCAGCTCATGGACGTTGGCAGCCGTGCTCACCACGGAATGGACCAGACCCGAGGCTGCATCCACACCGATGTGGCACCGCATCCCAAAGAACCACTGGTTGCCTTTGGCCACCGAGTGCATTTCAGGATCCCGCTCGCCCGTCTTGTTCTTGGTTGAACTGGGAGCGTTGATGATTGTGGCATCGAGGATCGTACCCTCCTTAAGCATCACGCCCTTCTCCCGCAGGCTCTGGTTCACCGTCTCCAGGATCTGCTCTGCTATCCGATTCTCTTCCAGGAGGTGGCGGAAGTTCAGGATCGTCGTCTCGTCAGGGATCCGGTCCTCAACCATGTCGATCCCAGCAAAGCGGCGGAAGCAGGGGGTATCGATCAGCATCTCCTCCATCAAGGGATCGGAAAGCGTGAACCACTGCTGCAGCAGGTGGATGCGCAGCATCACCTCCAGCGGAAACGGTGGGCGCCCGCCCTTGGCAGAAGGCCTGTGGTACACAGGCGAAATCAAGGCCAGGAAAGGATCCCAGGGCACTGTGGCTTCCATCTCATCGAGGAAGCGCTGCCGGCGCGTTTTCTTCTTGGCGTAGGTCTGCTCGTAGTCCGTGAAACCCAACTGGAGGGGGGCCGCCATCCGCTGCCAGTCTCATTATTGGAACTGTACTGATTCTATCGGGTTTTTCAGGGGTTCCCTAACAGCAGTTTCTTGGAACCGCTTACGGAAGCACACAATTACCGTGGACTCTGAAATTTGAATCATGCCAACGTTCACGGGCTTTCTTGATTTCCGATGGCATGACCAATGGCGAGGAATTACCTTTTTGATCAGAAGGCAGAAAGTTAGGCGGCTCAAACCCTCTTAATATTTGCATTCAAGATGTCAATTAAAAAAGGACTCTGCTTCGCGTATGTCCAAAAATAGTTTGCAAGCTTCTCTGAAGGCTCGTTCCAAGGCTTAATGTTAGAAGTGTAGTGAAGAATCCGAATATTATTCCCGGAGCTATAATAATCTTCTTTTTCATCCTCCAAGAGATCTGCAAAGTTCTTTTCCTGTCTGCTGACTAGCCCATGATGCCATTGAAAATTCCAGCGTTGATCTATAAATGTGACTTGACCTTGGCAGACAACATTCAATGTATCTTGGTCAGGGCACGCCAGCGAATCGTTAATGCTTAAAAACGACAAGCACTTCTGTTTGGTATTATTGCGAATAAAAGCCTCTGTATTTATTATTATAACACCCGAATTGAAATACTCTTTACGGCTGAATCTAAGCCTGTCTTCTAGGTATGAAGCCATGAACTTATGGACAGGATTCTTGGCGGCTGCAAGAATATTTTCCCCAAGATCAACTTGGTAAAGCTCGTGCAAGTCAGACATCACAACAATATCACAATCAAGATAAATGACTTTGGCTAAATATGAGAAAACCTCAGCAATAATAAGTCGATAGTACATTTCAATACTGTAGTGCGCCCTTGTATAAAGTGTATCGATGTCAATGAAAGGACTTACATCTATGAGTTCAATATGAAGATTGGTCGTTGACAAAGAACGTACACGCTGGATTGTTTCGACCTCAAGGTCTGTATAAAATATAAATAAGTATATCTTTGTTTTTGTGGTGGATTTGATCGATTCAATGGCGACAGCTAAATAAGGGATATAAGCCTCGTTCGATGCCATGACGATAGGTATGAATGGTTCAGGATCATTCAGAAGGGTCTGTTCGATTCTTTTGACCTGCTCGTGAACGCCTCTCTGATAATCATCAAGGACTCCTTGCTGATGAAGTTTATCAAACAAAGGATTTGACTCTGATAAATGATAAACTGGCTTCAGAAATAATGATAAGCTATCGCTAAAAGCATCGCCCGTGCAACTCGATCCGTCGCCCCAATGCCTCAAGAACAATGCTTTTGCATGACTTTCTAAGGCAGTTCCCATACAGAACGTGACAGTTGCTAAATTGTCAGATATCAAATCGTAAGCTATTAAGCGTACCACTTCTTCATGAAGACTCAGCAAGCCTCGGCTTAGCAAGAAATCATAGATAATTCGGACAATAGCAGCTTGGGCCATGTGAATCGCAATTTTTGACAAGGTAAACTTGCGACCGCCAGTGACCCCAGTTCCGTAGGAATAAATGTAGAGACTGTCGCCAATAGAATCAATAGAGACCGCATATAGTAAAATAAAAAACTGAAGCAGTAAATCCTGGGCTTTATAGATGGGCTGAGTCGGAAGATTGGAGGCCGCAACTTTGACTAGCCGTGCATTGTAGATCTTGTTCCAAATCGTAAAACCAAAGACTTTCGATTCAAAGCAATGACGTAATAGATTACCCGTAATGCGGTCTTTTGACTTGTAAGTTAAAAAGTCTTCGAACCACTCAATCTGACCAGGGGTAGCCTTGACAGCTTTAACGGCTACTCCAAACTGTAGGATATCTACTTGTTTGGTTTCTATTGCGTTGTAGGCCGTTTCGCATGCAAACTTCTCTAGTGCATCATCGGCGTCGACAAACATAATGTACTTTCCATTGGAAGCATGAATTCCGACTCTTCGGGAATAGCAAGCACTCTTATTCTCTTCGTTTGTAATTACCCTTAATCGCTTGTGTTGCTTGTCAAGATCCGTTAGGATGCGAGGGGTTTCGTCGGTCGAGCAGTCATCAACAACAATAATCTCAATATCAAACAAGGACTGTTGTATTATGCTGTCGACGCATTTCCCGATTGAGTTTTCTGCGTTGTAGGCTGGAACAATGATGCTGACCTTGGGATTTTGCATGGTAGGACGGATGTGCTAGGCAAGTTAGAACGGTAACTGCCAGGAAAGATGACGCCCCTGCCGCCGTTCAGGCAGCCATCGCCAATGTAGCCGGAGTGATGCCGTTTTCTGGTGGTGGCGGATTGATCCAGACCACCTCCGGTTGATGCCAACAGCGAATGCTGCGGCTCCAACGACGCGGGTGCAGCTGGCGGGCCTGTTCGTAGACCTCAGCCCGTTGGCGAGCAATGGAGACAGCCCGGCCGGTGTGTCGCTGAACAGGTGTCACGAACCGGATGCCGCTGTGGCGGTGCCGCTCGTTGTACCAGTCCACGAACGTCATCACCCAGCGGCAGGCGTCGGCCTGGCTGGGGAAGGGGCGCCTTGGGTAGTCCGGCCGGTATTTCACCGTCCGGAACAGCGACTCCGAGAAGGGGTTGTCGTTGCTCACCCTCGGCCTGGAGAAGGATCTGAGCACACCCAGCTCCTCCAGGCGGCTTTCCAGCGTGGCGGCCCGCATGGCATTGCCGTTGTCGGCATGGAGGATCAAGGGCTGAGGGCGTCGGCGACTGATGCGCTCCCGCAGGCAGGCTCGGCTGACGAGATCAGCCGCGATCTGGGCGTCTTCCCGTTCAGCGACATCCCAGGCCACGATCTTGCGGCTCCATACATCGACCACCAGATAGAGGTAGAGCCAGATGCCCCGGACGCTGGTGGGCAGGTAGGTGATGTCCCAGCTCCAGACCTGATTCGGCCCGTCAGCCCTCAAGCGCGGAACAGGACGCGGCTCCTGCGGAGGGCGGGCTCGGCCGCGGCGGTGCGCCTGCCCATGGGCGTGGAGCACGCGGTAAAAACTGCGCTCTGAACCGATGTAGAGCCCCCTGTCCGCC
It contains:
- a CDS encoding glycosyltransferase encodes the protein MDADKTCVAGFPLVSFVCQTDADLLPHFVRWYQRLGVDRFLLLMHGSWDDDVRRAVVSLPGVEAIAAPDGVFCKQLKCDAITEVARRFRGEWVVFADADEFLEMPAADLRAMVDMLEAAGVEELYASLLQRVAADGSLPEVGPQSDLDALFPLFHAGLCEDMGLAVPAWKSKYPFARVGPDFYYQRGNHLPGNFRSVAHVPMRAVLHHFKWRSRLYAAFARQRGTGTNFGEMAVYRQWLETHGRLPLEGAKPCSRAALEAEGWLRRPTQEEGRQLEALIQERSAGAASGLRVGFVTFELGGPGTPNGGIATAISALAKLQAAHGISVEVFYCPFHMPRELPALWFEYWSTFGVTLHYIPRLAADEERTLETHEVEQAIVEAVRRAGRFDLLHFHDTQGFAAAFTMLKAAGLAFTETTLAITTHGGTRWHNEPNGTPWDEAAYEQELVAQRLCDVVVSPSAYLIEWNREHGALPGRERVLPNVLEPESKSFTPAVDAAVLPGCVAFFGRVEIRKGFDLFLAALRELVTTTDLRPEVLILGRFGNGYSQERFDAETADLPLPITHHRSLNPQQALRMLKDRRALAIMPSRQENSPYVVYEAMENQLPFLASFTGGTAELIRSEDRPDAELPADPIAMATRMARALREGLRPARLAIDPLEIELRNLTTWRSLAAERGQPADGPGQQATPPLARVPLSEWRLAARRDPHDIVALVPDGDAVSDETLQGMTRLLARSPIADVVEPFCHVVEEGRGRQMTSLQIRTKATPQEAALITGALPLVLRAGVLAELEPVLAPVRQDRLFGILMEGIQAAGKRVLPALINVGTRRFSPGLEARSLCNRLWLPIGRSSIVDRTTVAPIDMSQLCGVLITDPYVAISTWSESAPYGALSLFPQAFQGRPSLHLITLGSSLLWAVPDELPRRLAEAAERWPQARFRVLASDAVELQALREAGLPALLGNLNMFVSEQDFHPPHEAASTPAWDAICIGALELRENHFLARQIPSLALVHHRYEGMEDVGEEVRRLLPQATYLTDDLESPEGFFYPSNDQLSSWIGQSATGVVLSQTNGSCPESVQMLLCGTPVVSVANIGGRDHFLHPPHAVHVAATPEDVAAGVAELKTRRLSRQEVYRATLCRLQEARVRFAADVDVAIAEEFGPGLPGVDVTPLIGEAARYRKAFDVLGEGLATVPEGQSSHESITGAAPLLESHHASQPQQSKPKPMVAISESHSRFSPEAIRLKLQTAEQMMSQGSSMEDVCSFLEVPAITFQRWRQHYGGLGSNAGQRRRKVGPSKPIWDDQSALPSRQVLETTRHKNQGRKGVDSLDLLSTHDSVEVQQLKRQLQEARDEADLLLIQLHNLQLAMNPNYSSSIDATTNV
- a CDS encoding IS5 family transposase, whose product is MAAPLQLGFTDYEQTYAKKKTRRQRFLDEMEATVPWDPFLALISPVYHRPSAKGGRPPFPLEVMLRIHLLQQWFTLSDPLMEEMLIDTPCFRRFAGIDMVEDRIPDETTILNFRHLLEENRIAEQILETVNQSLREKGVMLKEGTILDATIINAPSSTKNKTGERDPEMHSVAKGNQWFFGMRCHIGVDAASGLVHSVVSTAANVHELNTAPDRVHGEERVIYGDSGHIGIEKREAFKDCEAEMRIAMKPGQRRVLPDTPEGRLLDLMEAAKAHVRAKVEHPFRIIKCQFGFRKVFYRGIRKNNLKLTMLFALANLWMVRERCPSTA
- a CDS encoding glycosyltransferase yields the protein MQNPKVSIIVPAYNAENSIGKCVDSIIQQSLFDIEIIVVDDCSTDETPRILTDLDKQHKRLRVITNEENKSACYSRRVGIHASNGKYIMFVDADDALEKFACETAYNAIETKQVDILQFGVAVKAVKATPGQIEWFEDFLTYKSKDRITGNLLRHCFESKVFGFTIWNKIYNARLVKVAASNLPTQPIYKAQDLLLQFFILLYAVSIDSIGDSLYIYSYGTGVTGGRKFTLSKIAIHMAQAAIVRIIYDFLLSRGLLSLHEEVVRLIAYDLISDNLATVTFCMGTALESHAKALFLRHWGDGSSCTGDAFSDSLSLFLKPVYHLSESNPLFDKLHQQGVLDDYQRGVHEQVKRIEQTLLNDPEPFIPIVMASNEAYIPYLAVAIESIKSTTKTKIYLFIFYTDLEVETIQRVRSLSTTNLHIELIDVSPFIDIDTLYTRAHYSIEMYYRLIIAEVFSYLAKVIYLDCDIVVMSDLHELYQVDLGENILAAAKNPVHKFMASYLEDRLRFSRKEYFNSGVIIINTEAFIRNNTKQKCLSFLSINDSLACPDQDTLNVVCQGQVTFIDQRWNFQWHHGLVSRQEKNFADLLEDEKEDYYSSGNNIRILHYTSNIKPWNEPSEKLANYFWTYAKQSPFLIDILNANIKRV